TTTCGCTCACGGGATGGTGCGTTCAGAATGATGCTCTGCCGCTAAGTACAGCGGAACGCTAGTTTGCTTGCAGTCACCAAGCGAAGGAATTTCCCATGAGCATTATCAATCACGACGAGGCTTTCCGCGACCGTGCCGCCATGCTGGCGATGCGCGCGATGATCGCCGTCTCGGGCAGCTTCTTGATCGAGCCGGGTGCCCGCGAAGCCTACGACCAGCTGATCGCCCGCACCAAAATCGCCAACGATGTCGATACGGCGCAAGCCGAGGTCGGCGGGGTAGCCGGATGGTGGGTCACGCCTGCCGGCACGCGGGCCGAGGACGGCGCAATCCTCTACGTGCACGGCGGCGGCTACGTCCTCGGCAGCGCCGAGGCCTATCGCGGGCTCGCCAGCCAGATCGCCACGCGCGCCGGTCGCCCGGTCTTCGTCGTCGACTACGCGCTGGCGCCCGAAAACCCCTTCCCCGCGGCCTATGACGATGTCAGCAAAACCTATGTCGCACTCGCCGAAATGACCGGCGGTAGGGTCGCCCTGATGGGCGATTCCGCAGGCGGCGGCGCGGTGCTTTCGGTCGCGATGAACCGCGCCCAGGGAACCCCCGCCCCGGTCGCACTGGTCGCCTATTCGCCTTGGGTAGACCCCGCGCTCGAAGGTGAAAGCGTCAAGA
This window of the Novosphingobium aureum genome carries:
- a CDS encoding alpha/beta hydrolase, which gives rise to MSIINHDEAFRDRAAMLAMRAMIAVSGSFLIEPGAREAYDQLIARTKIANDVDTAQAEVGGVAGWWVTPAGTRAEDGAILYVHGGGYVLGSAEAYRGLASQIATRAGRPVFVVDYALAPENPFPAAYDDVSKTYVALAEMTGGRVALMGDSAGGGAVLSVAMNRAQGTPAPVALVAYSPWVDPALEGESVKTRGDVDPLLNEEALSSGARQYLAGADPSDPRVNALSGDFSRLPPVRIDVGDDEILLDDALRFEALAGEVGQQVDTHIWKGMVHVFPTNVGMLKASGQALDGTAEFLKRHF